One Rhizobium sp. NRK18 genomic window carries:
- a CDS encoding nucleotide sugar dehydrogenase, with product MARISVFGIGYVGAVSAACLANDGHQVVACDVDPEKVRAINSGRTPIVERGLGEMIEKAVAEGRLTATTDTAEAVADTDISFVCVGTPSAADGSVGLTYVVSACEMIGAAIAAKGAFHSVVIRSTIVPGTMDTVCVPALEAASGLKAGSDFGVGYYPEFLRESTAIADNYDPGLIVFGTLDKKTDEILHEINAKLPCECHSVSLATAEMIKYTSNSWRAVKVTFANEIGNIAKASGVDGQLVMKILCSDLKVNISPYFMRPGFAFGGSCLPKDVRALRHLASEKHVSSHLLDAVLEANQAQIARAETMVSELGGQTIGMVGISFKTGTDDLRESPLAKLAGRLIDKGYDLKIYDPFVQTAFSEGMSGAGRGNDAVNDLSSRLVADVGDLIKGADIILVGNHYEEAMPLLMEHSLNVPMVDLLRIRPEMRSHGTYQGICW from the coding sequence ATGGCCAGAATAAGCGTGTTCGGAATCGGTTATGTCGGTGCGGTGTCGGCGGCATGCCTAGCCAATGACGGCCATCAGGTCGTGGCGTGCGACGTGGATCCCGAAAAGGTGAGGGCCATCAATTCCGGTAGGACGCCGATCGTCGAGCGCGGGCTCGGCGAGATGATAGAGAAGGCGGTCGCTGAAGGGCGGCTGACGGCGACCACTGACACGGCCGAAGCGGTGGCTGACACCGATATCTCCTTCGTCTGTGTGGGAACGCCGAGCGCCGCGGATGGATCCGTCGGTCTCACCTATGTGGTGTCGGCATGCGAAATGATCGGCGCCGCGATCGCGGCCAAGGGTGCATTCCATTCGGTCGTGATCCGGTCGACCATCGTTCCCGGCACCATGGACACCGTCTGCGTCCCCGCGCTCGAAGCGGCCTCGGGCCTGAAGGCGGGATCCGACTTCGGTGTCGGCTACTATCCGGAATTCCTGCGGGAAAGCACGGCGATTGCCGACAATTACGACCCTGGCCTGATCGTCTTCGGCACGCTCGACAAGAAGACGGACGAAATTCTCCACGAGATCAACGCCAAGCTGCCCTGCGAGTGCCATTCCGTCAGCCTCGCGACGGCGGAAATGATCAAGTACACCAGCAATTCCTGGCGTGCCGTGAAGGTCACCTTCGCAAACGAGATCGGTAACATCGCCAAGGCGTCCGGCGTCGACGGCCAGCTGGTCATGAAGATCCTCTGCTCGGACCTGAAGGTGAACATTTCGCCTTACTTCATGCGTCCCGGTTTCGCGTTCGGTGGCTCCTGCCTGCCGAAGGATGTTCGCGCCCTGCGCCATCTCGCGTCTGAAAAGCATGTCAGCTCGCACCTCCTCGATGCCGTGCTGGAGGCCAACCAGGCGCAGATCGCGCGTGCCGAAACGATGGTATCCGAGCTTGGTGGCCAGACGATCGGCATGGTCGGCATCAGCTTCAAGACCGGCACCGACGATCTGCGCGAAAGCCCGCTCGCCAAGCTTGCCGGACGGCTGATTGACAAGGGTTACGACCTGAAGATCTACGATCCCTTCGTGCAGACGGCCTTCAGCGAAGGCATGAGCGGCGCCGGCCGCGGCAATGACGCGGTTAACGACCTCTCGAGCCGCCTGGTTGCCGATGTCGGCGATCTCATCAAGGGCGCCGATATCATCCTCGTCGGCAATCACTACGAGGAGGCGATGCCGCTCCTCATGGAACACTCGCTGAACGTGCCGATGGTGGATCTTCTGCGCATCCGCCCCGAGATGCGCTCGCACGGCACCTATCAGGGCATCTGCTGGTAA
- a CDS encoding response regulator transcription factor, translated as MRPDVLVTDPEFLERSVPDGLDAVRDACVQTRALAYCSAMDPHSSRHYMKLGYAGVLPKTASVQKILKAINVLGHGGLLEPPEVAEPITYRAESTGLTEAVAASSPRGPLTDREEAVLRYVAMGLATKEIAADISLSQKTVETYKSRAVKKLSLSSRSEIVQYAIRNGWLG; from the coding sequence TTGCGTCCCGACGTGCTCGTGACGGATCCCGAGTTTCTCGAACGATCCGTTCCCGATGGCCTTGACGCCGTCAGGGACGCCTGTGTTCAGACGCGTGCGCTCGCCTATTGCTCGGCAATGGACCCGCATTCGTCACGCCACTACATGAAGCTCGGCTATGCCGGGGTTCTGCCCAAGACCGCGTCGGTCCAGAAAATCCTGAAAGCCATAAACGTCCTCGGTCACGGAGGGCTGCTTGAGCCGCCCGAAGTGGCCGAGCCGATCACCTATCGTGCAGAGAGCACCGGGTTGACGGAGGCCGTGGCGGCCAGTTCTCCACGCGGTCCGTTGACCGACCGGGAAGAAGCGGTCCTGCGATATGTGGCGATGGGGCTGGCGACCAAGGAAATTGCGGCCGATATCAGCCTCAGCCAGAAGACGGTTGAGACCTACAAGTCCAGGGCGGTCAAGAAGCTCTCATTGTCGAGCCGCTCTGAAATTGTGCAATACGCCATCAGGAACGGCTGGCTGGGTTAA
- the speB gene encoding agmatinase, with translation MSDDHLDYLKARYTGENEKAIHDEHFSKIVGKVIDKNGKRAAPYTGLPTFLDAPYRPIDWADPDFSGLDVAIIGMPMDLAISNRNGCRFGPRALRAIERIGPYNHVLKVAPTFELKVADVGDVSFRSRYDLIGCHQDIEKAIDAIIAGGARPLSVGGDHSISLPILRAVAKKHGPVAMIHIDAHCDTGGPYEECRFHHGGPFRHAVLEGALDPRHTIQIGIRGSSEMLWEFSYDSGMTVIHAEELNTLGLDTVIARARDLVGDRPVYVSFDVDSLDPAFAPGTGTPEIGGITTREAQALLRGFAGLNIVGGDVVEVAPQYDATTNTAHAGAQMLFEILSLMC, from the coding sequence ATGTCCGACGATCATCTCGATTATCTCAAGGCTCGCTATACCGGCGAGAACGAAAAGGCCATTCACGACGAGCATTTTAGCAAGATCGTCGGCAAGGTGATCGACAAGAACGGCAAGCGGGCCGCCCCCTATACCGGCCTGCCGACCTTCCTCGATGCGCCCTATCGGCCGATCGACTGGGCCGATCCGGATTTCTCCGGGCTGGACGTCGCGATCATCGGCATGCCGATGGATCTGGCGATATCCAACCGCAACGGCTGCCGCTTCGGACCACGCGCCCTGCGCGCGATCGAGCGCATCGGGCCGTATAACCATGTGCTGAAAGTTGCCCCGACGTTCGAACTGAAGGTCGCCGACGTCGGCGACGTCAGCTTCCGCAGCCGCTACGACCTGATCGGCTGTCACCAGGATATCGAAAAGGCGATCGATGCGATCATCGCCGGCGGGGCTCGGCCGCTCTCGGTTGGAGGCGATCATTCCATCTCATTGCCCATCCTCCGCGCGGTGGCCAAGAAGCATGGGCCGGTCGCCATGATCCACATCGACGCCCATTGCGATACTGGCGGGCCGTATGAGGAATGCCGTTTCCACCATGGCGGCCCTTTCCGTCATGCGGTGCTCGAAGGCGCACTTGATCCGCGCCATACCATCCAGATCGGCATCCGCGGCTCGTCCGAGATGCTGTGGGAGTTCTCCTATGATTCCGGCATGACGGTTATCCATGCGGAAGAACTCAACACCCTTGGCCTCGATACGGTGATCGCCCGGGCCCGGGATCTGGTCGGCGACCGGCCGGTCTACGTCTCCTTCGACGTCGACAGTCTCGATCCGGCCTTTGCGCCAGGCACCGGAACACCGGAGATCGGCGGTATTACGACGCGCGAAGCGCAGGCACTGCTGCGCGGATTTGCCGGCCTGAACATCGTCGGCGGTGACGTGGTCGAGGTCGCGCCACAATACGACGCGACAACCAACACCGCCCACGCGGGTGCCCAGATGCTGTTCGAGATCCTGTCGCTGATGTGCTGA
- a CDS encoding protein adenylyltransferase SelO, whose amino-acid sequence MDASPPIRFDNSYTLLPPRFYAEARPAHASEPRLFAFNHALAEELGLDANYLAAHGADVFSGNEQLPGAAMVAQVYAGHQFGHFVPRLGDGRAMLVGEVVDRKGNRRDIHLKGGGPTAWSRNGDGRAALGPVMREYIVSEAMHALGIPTTRALAAVTTGDTVYRETKLPGAVFTRVAASHIRVGTFQYFAARQDEEALRLLADHVIARHYPELEGEEDRYALMIEAVCRRQASLIAEWMRVGFIHGVMNTDNMAVSGETIDFGPCAFIDAFSFNKVFSSIDAHGRYAYANQPTIGQWNLVRFAEAVLPLLNTDMDKAVERANQAIKVFGDSFNDRWLEVLRAKIGIVTPGEGDFDLAQKLLKLMEDGRADFTRTFRALAASAVSPVADAGFAAEFIDREAAMAWLAEWRAYVDGDGIAPQDRAAAMRQVNPAFIPRNHRIEQAIVAAREEGDFSLFEALMRVLANPYEDQRDFARYAMPPMPDEEVARTFCGT is encoded by the coding sequence ATGGACGCGTCCCCGCCGATCCGATTTGACAATTCCTATACGCTGCTGCCGCCGCGGTTCTATGCGGAGGCCCGCCCTGCGCATGCCAGCGAGCCGCGGCTCTTTGCCTTCAACCATGCGCTGGCCGAGGAACTGGGGCTCGATGCAAACTATCTGGCTGCGCATGGCGCTGATGTCTTTTCCGGCAATGAGCAACTGCCGGGCGCGGCCATGGTCGCCCAGGTGTATGCCGGTCACCAGTTCGGCCATTTCGTTCCGCGCCTCGGCGATGGCCGCGCCATGCTTGTGGGCGAGGTTGTCGACCGCAAGGGCAACCGCCGCGACATCCATTTGAAGGGGGGCGGTCCAACGGCCTGGTCGCGCAACGGCGACGGACGGGCCGCACTCGGACCTGTCATGCGGGAATATATCGTGTCGGAGGCCATGCATGCGCTCGGCATTCCGACGACCAGAGCGCTGGCGGCCGTCACCACCGGCGACACGGTCTACCGCGAGACGAAGCTTCCCGGCGCAGTCTTCACCCGCGTTGCCGCCAGCCATATCCGTGTCGGCACCTTCCAGTATTTCGCCGCCCGCCAGGACGAAGAGGCCCTGCGGCTACTCGCCGACCACGTGATTGCCCGCCACTATCCGGAACTGGAGGGTGAGGAAGACCGCTACGCCCTGATGATCGAGGCGGTCTGCCGACGCCAGGCGTCGCTGATTGCCGAATGGATGCGTGTCGGCTTCATCCATGGCGTCATGAACACCGACAATATGGCGGTCTCCGGCGAGACTATCGATTTCGGTCCCTGCGCCTTCATAGACGCCTTCAGCTTCAACAAGGTGTTTTCCTCGATCGACGCTCATGGCCGCTACGCCTATGCCAACCAGCCGACGATCGGCCAGTGGAATCTCGTGCGCTTCGCCGAGGCCGTCCTGCCGCTGCTGAATACCGATATGGACAAGGCCGTCGAACGCGCCAATCAAGCCATCAAGGTGTTCGGCGACAGCTTCAACGACCGATGGCTGGAGGTGTTGCGCGCCAAGATCGGCATCGTGACGCCGGGCGAAGGCGATTTCGATCTGGCGCAGAAGCTCCTGAAGCTGATGGAAGATGGCCGCGCCGATTTCACCCGCACATTCCGAGCACTTGCCGCCAGCGCCGTGTCTCCAGTCGCGGATGCCGGTTTTGCTGCCGAGTTCATCGACCGCGAGGCGGCAATGGCCTGGCTTGCCGAATGGCGCGCCTATGTCGATGGCGACGGAATTGCGCCGCAAGACCGCGCCGCCGCCATGCGCCAGGTCAACCCCGCCTTCATTCCCCGCAATCACCGCATTGAGCAGGCGATCGTCGCTGCACGGGAGGAGGGGGATTTCTCCCTGTTCGAGGCCCTGATGCGCGTTCTGGCCAACCCTTACGAGGATCAGCGGGACTTCGCCCGCTACGCCATGCCGCCGATGCCGGACGAAGAGGTCGCGCGCACATTCTGCGGCACCTGA
- a CDS encoding LacI family DNA-binding transcriptional regulator encodes MSNSTSATIEDVARIAEVSIATVSRAIHTPEKVANSTLHKVNHAIAVTGYTANAMARSLRLGRSNIILVVAPDIGDPNFSNILVGLENEARSHGYGILIGHTQNDPQRGVEYLKFLNSNQATGLILFTGVLPFGHQAMTARLPPTVGVFEPVYNGGIPYVGVDDVVGARKVADLLLAEGHRRIAFIGDSRTRLSYSRRRQGYDEGMEAAGVPPDQRMVIEGDGTIESGRLALEQLFMRNTLPTAFMCVNDQTAVGVMLGLSARGYDMPRDFSVTGFDDVPQAGFMSPPLTTIRQPRTAIGKQAMALLLNMLSGAKAPEEEILLMPDLVIRNSVAPPRKTQPLPTRVPAGSD; translated from the coding sequence GTGTCGAATTCCACCTCCGCAACCATCGAAGACGTCGCCCGGATTGCGGAGGTCTCCATCGCCACGGTGTCGCGCGCCATCCATACGCCGGAAAAAGTTGCCAATTCCACGCTGCACAAGGTCAACCATGCCATCGCGGTCACCGGCTACACGGCCAACGCCATGGCGCGCAGCCTGCGGCTCGGCCGCTCCAACATCATTCTGGTCGTCGCCCCGGACATCGGCGACCCGAACTTTTCCAACATTCTTGTCGGTCTCGAAAACGAGGCGCGGTCGCATGGCTATGGCATCCTGATCGGCCATACGCAGAACGACCCGCAGCGCGGCGTCGAATATCTGAAATTCCTCAATTCGAACCAGGCGACTGGGCTCATCCTCTTCACCGGCGTCCTGCCTTTCGGCCATCAGGCGATGACGGCGCGTCTGCCGCCGACGGTCGGCGTGTTCGAGCCGGTCTATAATGGCGGCATTCCCTATGTCGGTGTGGACGACGTGGTCGGGGCCCGCAAGGTCGCCGATCTGCTTCTCGCCGAGGGTCACCGCAGGATCGCCTTCATAGGCGATTCCCGTACCCGGCTGTCCTACAGCCGTCGTCGCCAGGGTTACGACGAGGGGATGGAAGCCGCCGGAGTTCCGCCCGACCAGCGCATGGTGATCGAGGGCGACGGAACGATCGAGAGCGGCCGCCTGGCGCTCGAGCAGCTGTTCATGCGCAACACCTTGCCGACGGCCTTCATGTGCGTCAACGACCAGACGGCGGTCGGCGTCATGCTGGGCCTCAGCGCGCGCGGCTACGACATGCCGCGCGACTTCTCCGTCACCGGCTTCGACGACGTGCCGCAGGCGGGCTTCATGTCGCCGCCGCTCACCACCATCCGCCAGCCGCGCACCGCGATCGGCAAGCAGGCGATGGCGTTGCTCCTCAACATGCTGTCGGGTGCCAAGGCGCCGGAAGAGGAAATCCTGCTGATGCCGGATCTGGTGATCCGCAACTCGGTGGCGCCGCCGCGCAAAACCCAGCCCTTGCCGACACGGGTGCCCGCCGGCAGCGATTGA
- a CDS encoding sugar ABC transporter ATP-binding protein, with the protein MRFETAEAGDIVLAARRISKSFSGVQVLFSVNFELKAGEIHALVGENGAGKSTFVKIMSGFEQPSAGEILLDGKPVTLPANGAAEALGIVIIHQEFNLAEHLTVTESLFLGRELTRFGVLDRKRMRAEARRVLDMLGSHIDETALISSLPVADKQMVEIAKAISKDARVVFMDEPTAVLSQEETRVLFEQVRKLRANGTSFVFVSHKLDEVLELTDRVTVLRDGQWVKTAPTELLDGESIAQLMVGRELSSLYPTKREPDVDETMAVSVKNLTTGFVRDASFEVRKGEIIGFSGLIGSGRTELMEAVAGLRPRIEGEVVIQGQVIASGDSRGAIRAGLAYMTKDRKSKGLLLGSGMGVNLTLQSLEQHSRYGYLHPKSEAGALARARRRFDIRVRDSNVVAGRMSGGNQQKLLLAKVMETEPDIIIIDEPTRGIDVGTKQQIYHFISALARDGKSIIVVSSEMQEIIGLCSRVAVMREGRIVGWLEGGEITEQEIMRYSAGLKKMAG; encoded by the coding sequence ATGCGTTTCGAGACTGCCGAGGCGGGCGACATCGTCCTCGCCGCGCGACGAATCTCCAAATCATTCAGCGGCGTACAGGTGCTGTTCAGCGTCAATTTCGAGCTGAAGGCGGGAGAGATCCATGCGCTGGTCGGCGAGAATGGGGCTGGCAAGTCGACCTTCGTGAAAATCATGTCCGGCTTCGAACAGCCGTCGGCCGGTGAAATCCTGCTCGACGGCAAGCCTGTCACCCTGCCTGCAAACGGAGCGGCGGAAGCGCTCGGCATCGTCATCATTCATCAGGAATTCAATCTCGCCGAACATCTGACAGTGACCGAGAGCCTGTTTCTCGGCCGGGAACTGACCCGCTTCGGCGTTCTTGATCGCAAGCGCATGCGGGCAGAAGCCCGGCGCGTGCTCGACATGCTCGGCTCGCATATCGACGAGACCGCGCTGATCAGTTCGCTGCCGGTTGCCGATAAGCAGATGGTGGAAATCGCCAAAGCGATCAGCAAGGACGCCCGCGTCGTGTTCATGGACGAGCCGACGGCGGTGTTGTCGCAGGAGGAGACCAGGGTCCTGTTCGAACAAGTGCGCAAACTCCGGGCAAACGGCACCAGCTTCGTCTTCGTGTCCCACAAGCTCGACGAGGTTCTGGAATTGACGGACCGGGTGACGGTCCTGCGTGACGGCCAATGGGTGAAGACGGCGCCGACCGAGCTTCTCGACGGTGAATCCATCGCCCAGCTGATGGTCGGCCGCGAGCTGTCCAGCCTTTATCCGACCAAGCGCGAGCCGGATGTCGATGAGACGATGGCGGTCAGCGTGAAAAACCTGACGACCGGCTTCGTGCGCGATGCGAGCTTCGAGGTGCGCAAGGGCGAGATCATCGGCTTTTCCGGCCTGATCGGCTCCGGCCGCACGGAACTGATGGAGGCCGTGGCCGGCCTGCGCCCGCGGATCGAGGGCGAGGTGGTCATCCAGGGACAGGTGATCGCTTCTGGGGATTCGCGGGGCGCCATCCGCGCCGGGCTTGCCTACATGACCAAGGATCGCAAGTCGAAAGGCCTGCTGCTCGGCTCGGGCATGGGCGTCAACCTGACCCTGCAGTCGCTGGAACAGCACAGCCGCTACGGCTACCTGCATCCGAAAAGCGAGGCCGGGGCCCTCGCCAGGGCACGCCGCCGCTTCGACATCCGCGTGCGCGACAGCAATGTCGTTGCCGGACGCATGTCGGGCGGCAACCAGCAGAAGCTGCTGCTCGCCAAGGTGATGGAAACCGAGCCGGACATCATCATCATCGACGAGCCGACGCGCGGTATCGACGTCGGCACGAAGCAGCAGATCTACCATTTCATCTCGGCGCTGGCGCGCGACGGCAAGTCGATCATCGTCGTGTCGTCCGAAATGCAGGAGATCATCGGCCTGTGCAGCCGGGTGGCCGTCATGCGCGAGGGCCGGATCGTCGGCTGGCTGGAAGGCGGCGAGATCACCGAACAGGAAATCATGCGCTACTCGGCCGGCCTGAAGAAAATGGCCGGCTGA
- a CDS encoding ABC transporter permease, with protein sequence MSAEGNEPEKDRKAPFWSDIDLRAVAPFVALILLLVLGALANPNFIGLNNLANVATRSAFIAIIAVGATFVISAGDLDLSVGSMLAFVASLMILFMNSGAIADPALMLTAAVVMAMVVGALCGLANGLITTVGRIEPFIATLGTMGIYRGLTIWLSQGGAITLKSPEIQQIYGPAYFGSILGIPVPIVVILAVTLIAAFVLYRTRYGRHVVAVGSNSDVARYSGIAVNRVRTIAFMIQGLCVAVAVLLYVPRLGSTSATTGILWELQAITAVVVGGTALKGGAGRVWGTICGAFILELVGNIMLLSNFISEYLIATIQGSIIIIAMLVQRSLTRKV encoded by the coding sequence ATGAGTGCTGAAGGCAACGAACCGGAAAAGGATCGCAAGGCGCCGTTCTGGTCGGATATCGACCTGCGGGCGGTTGCTCCTTTCGTGGCTCTCATCTTGCTGCTCGTTCTCGGCGCGCTCGCCAATCCGAACTTCATCGGGCTCAACAACCTCGCCAATGTCGCGACGCGCAGCGCCTTCATCGCCATCATCGCCGTCGGCGCGACCTTCGTGATCTCGGCCGGCGATCTCGACCTCTCGGTCGGTTCGATGCTGGCCTTCGTCGCCAGCCTTATGATCCTGTTCATGAATTCCGGCGCGATCGCCGATCCGGCACTGATGCTGACGGCGGCCGTGGTGATGGCAATGGTCGTCGGCGCGCTCTGCGGGCTCGCTAACGGGCTGATCACAACGGTCGGAAGAATCGAGCCGTTCATCGCCACGCTCGGCACCATGGGTATCTATCGCGGCCTGACGATCTGGCTGTCGCAGGGCGGCGCCATCACCCTCAAGTCGCCGGAAATCCAGCAGATCTACGGTCCAGCCTATTTCGGCTCGATCCTCGGCATACCGGTGCCGATCGTCGTCATCCTTGCCGTCACGCTGATTGCCGCCTTCGTGCTCTATCGCACGCGCTACGGCCGCCATGTGGTCGCCGTCGGTTCGAACAGCGACGTGGCGCGCTATTCCGGCATCGCCGTCAACCGCGTGCGCACCATCGCCTTCATGATCCAGGGGCTCTGCGTCGCCGTCGCGGTGCTGCTCTACGTGCCACGCCTTGGCTCGACCTCAGCAACCACCGGCATTCTCTGGGAACTCCAGGCGATCACCGCAGTCGTCGTCGGCGGAACGGCACTGAAGGGTGGTGCCGGCCGCGTCTGGGGCACGATCTGCGGCGCCTTCATTCTCGAACTCGTCGGCAACATCATGCTGCTGTCGAACTTCATCAGCGAATATCTGATCGCCACCATCCAGGGGTCGATCATCATCATCGCCATGCTCGTGCAGCGTTCGCTGACGCGCAAGGTGTGA
- a CDS encoding substrate-binding domain-containing protein, translated as MLKKLMGVAFVAAALTGTAYAQEAKTIGVSIPAADHGWTAGVVYHAERVAALVQKEYPDAKVIVKTSPDPASQANAIQDLAVQGLDALVILPTDPDPLVNAIKQVKDKGTFVTIVDRAPSVNDSTVRDLYVAGNNPALGRVAGEYIKDNTPDAKVVVIRGLPIPIDQQRQDGFDEGIKGSNVEVLDRQFGNWNRDDAFKVMQDYLTKYPQIDVVWCQDDDMAVGVLQAIEQAKRTDIKYVVAGAGSKDMIKKVMDGDKMIPVDILYPPAMVGTAIELTVAALYDKIPVHGTYTLDATLVTKDNAANYYFPDSPF; from the coding sequence ATGTTGAAGAAGCTTATGGGCGTCGCATTTGTCGCCGCCGCATTGACGGGCACCGCCTACGCCCAGGAGGCGAAGACGATCGGGGTATCGATCCCCGCCGCCGACCACGGCTGGACCGCCGGTGTCGTCTATCATGCCGAGCGCGTGGCAGCGCTCGTGCAGAAGGAATATCCGGACGCCAAGGTGATCGTGAAGACGTCGCCGGATCCGGCAAGCCAGGCAAACGCCATCCAGGACCTCGCCGTGCAGGGGCTCGACGCGCTGGTGATCCTGCCGACCGATCCGGATCCGCTGGTCAACGCCATCAAGCAGGTGAAGGACAAGGGCACGTTCGTCACGATCGTCGACCGCGCGCCGAGCGTCAACGACAGCACGGTTCGCGATCTCTATGTCGCCGGCAACAATCCGGCGCTCGGCCGTGTGGCTGGTGAATACATCAAGGACAACACGCCCGACGCCAAGGTCGTCGTGATCCGCGGCCTGCCAATCCCGATCGACCAGCAGCGCCAGGACGGCTTTGACGAAGGCATCAAGGGCTCCAACGTCGAGGTTCTCGATCGCCAGTTCGGCAACTGGAACCGCGACGACGCCTTCAAGGTCATGCAGGACTACCTCACCAAGTATCCGCAGATCGACGTGGTCTGGTGCCAGGACGACGACATGGCTGTCGGCGTACTGCAGGCCATCGAGCAGGCCAAGCGCACCGACATCAAGTATGTCGTGGCCGGCGCCGGCTCGAAGGACATGATCAAGAAGGTCATGGATGGCGACAAGATGATCCCGGTCGATATCCTCTATCCGCCGGCAATGGTCGGCACGGCGATCGAACTGACCGTCGCGGCTCTTTATGACAAGATCCCGGTCCACGGCACCTACACGCTCGATGCGACGCTGGTGACCAAGGACAATGCCGCGAACTACTACTTCCCGGATTCGCCCTTCTGA
- a CDS encoding Gfo/Idh/MocA family protein: protein MKQANSPLRVLILGTGGMARVHAESFKKIPGVEVVAGVDMRADALDVFCDTHGIEHRFTSLEAAIEWGEFDAASNVTPDSVHYATTLTLLAAGKHVLCEKPLSTDFGRASEMADAARAAGVVNMVNLSYRNFAATQKAAEMIRAGALGPIRHFEANYLQSWLTQSKWGDWRTEPKWLWRLSKRHGSKGVLGDVGIHIIDFATYIAESLPIEVSSRLKTFSKAPGDRIDEYDLDANDSFVMHAELANGAIGTVTATRFASGHHNDLTLRIHGDLGGMEVALVKDKGYLRVCLGEDMLTEEWRDVPLDPVLNMYERFAAACMGKGSMEPDFGRGAALQRILDLAEDSSVAGGLSLKVGDQALAMDGDAVAPAAAEPYSVQTG, encoded by the coding sequence ATGAAACAGGCCAACTCTCCCCTTCGGGTGCTGATCCTCGGCACCGGCGGCATGGCGCGCGTCCATGCCGAATCCTTCAAGAAGATCCCCGGCGTCGAGGTCGTCGCCGGGGTTGACATGCGCGCCGATGCGCTGGACGTCTTCTGCGACACTCACGGCATCGAGCACCGCTTCACCTCGCTCGAGGCGGCAATCGAGTGGGGCGAATTCGATGCCGCCTCCAACGTCACGCCGGACTCCGTCCACTACGCCACGACGCTAACCTTGCTTGCTGCCGGCAAGCATGTGCTTTGCGAGAAGCCGTTGTCGACCGATTTCGGCCGTGCCAGTGAAATGGCAGACGCCGCCAGGGCCGCCGGCGTCGTCAACATGGTCAATCTCAGCTACCGTAACTTCGCCGCCACGCAGAAAGCGGCGGAAATGATCCGGGCCGGCGCGCTCGGTCCGATCCGCCATTTCGAGGCCAATTACCTGCAGAGCTGGCTGACCCAGTCCAAATGGGGTGACTGGCGCACCGAGCCGAAATGGCTTTGGCGCCTGTCGAAGCGTCACGGTTCCAAAGGCGTGCTCGGCGATGTCGGCATTCACATCATCGATTTCGCCACCTACATAGCCGAAAGTCTGCCGATCGAGGTGTCGAGCAGGTTGAAGACCTTCAGCAAGGCGCCGGGTGATCGTATCGATGAGTATGATCTCGATGCCAATGACAGCTTCGTCATGCATGCCGAACTCGCCAATGGCGCGATCGGCACCGTCACGGCCACCCGCTTCGCATCGGGTCACCATAACGATCTGACGCTGCGCATTCACGGCGATCTCGGGGGTATGGAAGTGGCGCTCGTCAAGGACAAGGGCTATCTGCGTGTCTGCCTTGGTGAGGATATGCTGACCGAAGAATGGCGCGACGTACCGCTCGACCCCGTGCTCAACATGTATGAGCGCTTCGCGGCCGCCTGCATGGGCAAGGGCTCCATGGAGCCGGATTTCGGCCGTGGCGCCGCACTCCAGCGCATCCTTGATCTCGCCGAGGATTCCAGTGTTGCCGGCGGGCTTTCCCTGAAGGTCGGAGACCAGGCTCTGGCGATGGATGGCGATGCCGTCGCGCCGGCGGCCGCCGAGCCCTACTCCGTGCAGACCGGCTGA